In the genome of Amaranthus tricolor cultivar Red isolate AtriRed21 chromosome 15, ASM2621246v1, whole genome shotgun sequence, one region contains:
- the LOC130800811 gene encoding transcription termination factor MTEF1, chloroplastic, whose amino-acid sequence MTGKVSAQGAALMISQHSITSLSQPFHPPQFFSFSRPKFLQNPSLFRSSSPVTSANGLQFRRKLLYLESLNINSLKALSKNPQFRSSSLQSLKSIENCLSSFGIPRSSLGRIFDMFPQLLTSDPHLHLYPVFDFLINEVEIPFPDVGKSIIRCPRLLVSSVDFQLRPTLLFLRRLGFVGRHKIDCHTCVLLVSNVENTLVPKLDFLKSLGFSDFEVAKMVIRSPGLLTYSIENNLKPKVEYFVKEMKRDLKEIKQFPQYFSFSLEGKIKPRHRQLMENGFSMSVRDMLKVSDGEFGVRMLEMRFQLIDQL is encoded by the coding sequence ATGACTGGAAAAGTTTCGGCCCAAGGAGCGGCATTGATGATATCTCAGCATAGCATCACCTCCCTCTCCCAGCCTTTCCACCCTCCTCAGTTCTTCTCATTCTCTCGTCCTAAATTTCTCCAAAATCCCTCACTTTTCCGCTCCTCATCGCCCGTCACAAGTGCCAATGGCCTCCAATTCCGCCGCAAACTCCTCTATCTCGAATCCCTAAACATCAACTCTCTGAAGGCCCTAAGCAAAAACCCCCAATTCCGCTCCTCATCTCTCCAAAGTTTGAAGTCCATTGAGAATTGCCTGTCCTCTTTTGGTATTCCTCGCTCTTCACTAGGTCGCATTTTCGATATGTTTCCCCAACTCCTTACTTCTGACCCTCACCTCCATCTCTACCCAGTTTTTGATTTCCTCATCAACGAAGTTGAAATTCCTTTCCCGGATGTTGGCAAGTCCATTATTCGATGCCCTAGATTGCTCGTTTCTAGCGTTGACTTTCAATTGCGCCCTACCCTGTTGTTCTTGCGAAGATTAGGATTTGTAGGGAGGCATAAAATTGATTGCCATACCTGTGTTTTGTTGGTTTCCAACGTCGAGAATACCTTGGTTCCTAAGCTTGATTTCTTGAAAAGTCTAGGCTTTTCAGATTTTGAGGTGGCGAAGATGGTCATCAGGTCACCCGGGCTGCTAACGTACAGTATCGAAAACAACTTGAAACCCAAAGTAGAGTATTTTGTGAAAGAAATGAAAAGAGATTTAAAAGAAATCAAGCAGTTTCCACAATATTTTTCGTTTAGTTTGGAGGGAAAGATTAAGCCGCGACATAGACAGTTGATGGAAAATGGATTTTCCATGTCAGTTAGGGATATGCTGAAGGTTAGCGATGGCGAGTTTGGTGTTCGGATGCTTGAGATGAGATTTCAGCTTATTGATCAATTGTAG